In a genomic window of Flavobacterium lipolyticum:
- a CDS encoding efflux RND transporter periplasmic adaptor subunit — translation MKKTIITIVIIIASLGVIGYILNKNKKENKEKTDIVAEKNAAVSVKVSPVKTEEVSLDFVANGNFQPTQQLTFSAEKSGKVISVLAKEGDYVRVGQTLLTMRGDVINVDAQTAEAAYQNAKSDYIRYENAFKTGGVTKQQVDQAKLALTNAQSHLTQAKINVGDTRVKAPISGFINKKYIEPGSILTGMPATALFDIVNVSKLKLVVTVNENQVASLKTGDHINVTASVYPDKNFSGKITFIAAKADESLNFPVEIEITNNVNNDLKAGMYGTANFASKQQKQHLMVVPRNAFVGSVSSNQIFVVEKGIAKLRKVTAGRILGDKVEIINGLTDGETVIVTGQINLQDGNTVEIIK, via the coding sequence ATGAAGAAAACTATTATAACAATCGTAATCATAATCGCGTCTCTGGGCGTGATTGGATATATCTTAAATAAAAATAAGAAAGAGAACAAGGAAAAGACAGATATCGTAGCAGAAAAGAATGCTGCAGTTTCAGTAAAAGTATCTCCGGTTAAAACAGAAGAAGTTTCACTTGATTTCGTAGCAAACGGAAACTTCCAACCCACCCAGCAATTGACATTCTCTGCTGAGAAATCAGGAAAAGTAATCAGTGTTCTGGCTAAAGAAGGAGACTACGTAAGAGTGGGGCAAACTTTATTAACAATGAGAGGAGATGTTATCAATGTTGATGCTCAGACTGCAGAAGCGGCTTATCAAAATGCAAAATCAGATTACATCAGATATGAAAATGCTTTTAAAACCGGAGGAGTTACCAAGCAGCAGGTAGACCAGGCAAAACTGGCTTTAACTAATGCACAGTCGCATTTGACACAAGCAAAAATCAATGTTGGTGATACCAGAGTAAAAGCTCCAATTAGCGGTTTTATCAATAAAAAATACATCGAGCCGGGATCTATCTTAACCGGAATGCCTGCAACAGCATTGTTTGATATTGTTAACGTTTCTAAATTAAAATTAGTAGTTACCGTAAACGAAAATCAGGTAGCGAGTTTAAAAACAGGAGATCATATTAACGTAACAGCAAGTGTTTATCCGGATAAAAACTTCTCTGGAAAAATTACTTTCATTGCTGCAAAAGCGGATGAATCTTTGAACTTCCCGGTTGAAATCGAAATTACAAATAACGTAAACAACGACCTGAAAGCTGGTATGTACGGAACTGCAAACTTTGCATCGAAACAACAAAAACAACACCTTATGGTTGTACCTAGAAATGCATTCGTAGGAAGTGTGAGCAGTAACCAAATTTTCGTAGTAGAAAAAGGTATTGCAAAATTAAGAAAAGTAACTGCCGGAAGAATTTTGGGTGATAAAGTAGAAATCATCAACGGATTAACTGATGGAGAAACTGTAATTGTAACGGGTCAAATCAACCTGCAAGACGGTAACACAGTAGAAATTATTAAATAA
- a CDS encoding efflux RND transporter permease subunit: protein MKLAEISITRPSLVIVLFTILTLGGLFSYSQLGYELIPKFEQNVITISTIYPGASPSEVENTVTKKIEDAIASLENVKKIDSKSYESLSIVSITLTSEAKVDFSLNDAQRKINAIISDLPEDVKTPALTKFSLSDLPIMTLGANGKMDEAEFYDLIDKKIAPILSRVQGVAQVNIIGGSEREIQVNLDALKMQGYGLSVPQVQQNILTSNLDFPTGNIQTRDQKILIRLAGKYKSVEELRNLVVSSQNGIQVRLKDIADVQDTQKIAEKISRVDQKSAIVLQIVKQSDANAVAVSEHLLKTIATLEKDYKVNQLKLEVAKDSTVFTLEAADSVVHDLLIAVVLVAFVMLFFLHSIRNSLIVMVSIPASLIATFIGIYLMGYTLNLMSLLGLSLVVGILVDDAIVVLENIYRHMEMGKSRIRASYDGTAEIGGTVTSITLVIVVVFLPIAMSSGLVSNIITQFCVTVIISTMLSLLASFTIIPWLSSRYGKLEHIEGKNLFGRIILGFESYLTRFTDWVSHLLTWCLDHYIKTFAVVIVLFFASTVGLMAGGFIGGEFFASSDSGEFLVQIEMPKDASLEQTNFMTQKAEAYLKGQEYVHSQITTVGQTSEGFGASQATAYKAEIDVKMIEQKDRTDDANVYAAKIKRKLEKVLVGAKVKTVPVGILGTAEDATLGLIVTGPSTESAMAFAKLAEAELRTIPGTTEIKLTVEDGNPEINVKVDRDKMAALGLTLQTVGLTMQTAFSGNTDGKYRAGEYEYDINIRYNAFDRKSITDVSNLIFVNAAGQQIKLSQFADITEGSGPSQLERRDKSASVTVKGQNVGVPSGTIVQQWQVKLDKLKKPAGVNYIWGGDQENQSEGFGTLGIALLAAIILVYLVMVGLYDSFVHPFVVLFAIPLSFIGAMLALALTNNSLNIFTILGIIMLIGLVCKNAIMLVDYTNQRRAAGESIRTALIQANHARLRPILMTTIAMVFGMFPIALASGAGAEWKNGLAWVIIGGLISSLFLTLIVVPVIYNIMEKIIYKFSKGEKINYEAEMFADYTPTELSEDGFNPKHTH from the coding sequence ATGAAATTAGCCGAAATATCCATCACACGTCCGTCGTTGGTAATTGTACTCTTTACAATTCTAACATTAGGTGGACTGTTCAGCTACAGCCAGTTAGGTTATGAGCTGATCCCAAAATTTGAACAAAACGTTATTACCATTTCTACCATATACCCGGGAGCTTCTCCAAGTGAGGTAGAAAATACAGTAACCAAGAAAATTGAAGATGCGATCGCATCCTTAGAGAACGTTAAGAAAATTGACTCGAAATCGTACGAGAGTTTATCCATCGTTTCGATTACACTAACATCTGAAGCAAAAGTCGATTTCTCTCTGAATGATGCACAGCGAAAAATAAACGCGATTATTAGTGATTTACCGGAAGACGTAAAAACACCGGCACTAACGAAATTCTCGCTAAGTGATTTACCCATCATGACACTTGGTGCCAACGGAAAAATGGATGAGGCAGAATTTTATGACTTAATTGACAAAAAAATTGCTCCTATCTTATCCCGTGTGCAAGGTGTGGCTCAGGTAAATATTATTGGTGGTTCAGAGCGTGAAATTCAGGTAAACCTTGACGCTTTAAAAATGCAGGGTTACGGACTATCTGTTCCGCAGGTGCAACAAAACATTTTGACTTCGAATCTGGATTTCCCCACAGGAAACATCCAGACTCGTGATCAAAAAATATTAATTCGTTTAGCAGGTAAATACAAAAGTGTTGAAGAATTAAGAAACCTGGTAGTTTCTTCTCAAAACGGAATTCAGGTTCGTTTAAAAGATATTGCCGATGTACAGGATACTCAAAAGATTGCTGAAAAAATATCACGTGTAGATCAGAAAAGTGCGATCGTTTTGCAAATTGTAAAGCAATCAGATGCAAATGCGGTTGCGGTAAGTGAGCATTTATTAAAGACAATTGCTACTCTTGAAAAAGATTATAAAGTAAACCAGTTAAAACTGGAAGTAGCAAAGGATAGTACCGTTTTTACTTTAGAGGCGGCAGACTCTGTAGTACACGATTTATTAATTGCGGTAGTACTGGTAGCTTTCGTAATGTTGTTCTTCCTTCATAGTATCAGAAACTCGCTGATTGTAATGGTGTCGATTCCGGCCTCTTTGATTGCTACTTTTATCGGTATTTATTTAATGGGATATACTCTGAACTTAATGAGTTTATTAGGATTATCTCTTGTAGTTGGTATTCTGGTGGATGATGCGATTGTGGTACTGGAGAACATCTACAGACACATGGAAATGGGTAAAAGCCGAATTCGTGCTTCGTATGACGGAACAGCCGAAATTGGAGGAACTGTAACTTCGATTACCTTAGTAATTGTGGTGGTATTCCTTCCAATTGCGATGAGCTCCGGATTAGTATCGAATATCATTACACAATTCTGTGTGACGGTAATCATTTCAACGATGTTGTCGCTTTTAGCTTCTTTTACCATCATTCCTTGGTTGTCTTCTCGTTATGGTAAATTAGAGCATATTGAAGGAAAGAATTTATTTGGAAGAATCATTCTTGGCTTCGAAAGTTATTTAACACGTTTTACGGACTGGGTTTCTCATTTATTAACCTGGTGTCTGGATCATTATATAAAAACATTTGCAGTAGTAATTGTATTGTTCTTTGCTTCAACAGTTGGTTTAATGGCAGGGGGGTTCATCGGAGGAGAGTTCTTTGCTTCTTCTGATAGTGGGGAGTTCTTAGTTCAAATCGAAATGCCGAAAGACGCTTCGTTAGAGCAAACCAACTTCATGACTCAGAAAGCAGAAGCTTATTTGAAAGGACAAGAATATGTTCACAGCCAGATTACAACGGTAGGGCAAACCAGTGAAGGTTTTGGAGCATCACAGGCAACGGCTTACAAAGCGGAGATCGACGTAAAAATGATCGAACAAAAAGACCGTACCGACGATGCTAACGTTTATGCAGCAAAAATCAAACGAAAGTTAGAAAAAGTATTAGTTGGTGCTAAAGTAAAAACCGTTCCGGTAGGTATCCTAGGAACAGCCGAAGATGCTACATTAGGATTGATCGTAACAGGTCCGTCAACAGAAAGTGCTATGGCATTTGCTAAATTGGCAGAAGCAGAATTACGTACGATTCCGGGAACAACAGAGATTAAATTAACGGTTGAGGACGGAAATCCGGAGATCAACGTTAAAGTAGATCGTGATAAAATGGCAGCGTTGGGTTTAACACTTCAAACCGTTGGTTTAACCATGCAGACTGCTTTTAGTGGAAATACGGACGGTAAATACAGAGCTGGTGAATACGAATACGATATCAACATCAGATACAATGCCTTCGACAGAAAAAGTATTACTGACGTTAGTAATCTGATTTTTGTTAATGCAGCTGGTCAACAAATTAAATTGTCGCAGTTTGCAGACATTACAGAAGGTTCAGGACCTAGCCAGTTAGAGCGAAGAGACAAATCGGCTTCGGTAACGGTTAAAGGACAAAACGTTGGGGTACCATCAGGAACAATTGTTCAGCAATGGCAAGTGAAATTAGACAAATTGAAAAAACCAGCCGGTGTAAACTACATCTGGGGTGGTGACCAGGAGAACCAATCAGAAGGATTTGGTACTTTAGGAATCGCTTTATTGGCCGCTATTATCTTGGTTTACCTGGTAATGGTTGGACTTTATGACAGTTTTGTTCACCCGTTTGTCGTGTTATTTGCTATCCCGCTTTCGTTTATCGGTGCGATGTTAGCCTTGGCTTTGACCAACAACTCATTGAACATCTTTACGATTTTGGGGATCATCATGTTGATCGGTCTGGTGTGTAAGAATGCGATCATGTTGGTCGATTATACGAACCAGAGAAGAGCGGCAGGGGAATCCATTCGTACCGCATTAATCCAGGCCAACCACGCTCGTTTGCGTCCAATTTTGATGACCACTATTGCGATGGTATTCGGTATGTTCCCAATTGCATTAGCATCAGGAGCAGGAGCTGAGTGGAAAAACGGTTTGGCATGGGTAATTATCGGAGGATTGATTTCGTCTTTATTCCTTACCTTAATTGTGGTTCCGGTTATTTATAATATCATGGAGAAAATTATTTATAAATTCTCTAAAGGAGAAAAAATCAACTACGAAGCTGAAATGTTCGCGGATTATACGCCAACAGAATTAAGTGAAGATGGTTTTAATCCTAAACATACCCATTAA
- a CDS encoding YceI family protein, whose protein sequence is MKTTWTLDSSQSDVLIKMRHSIIAYMGGTTNKFGGYVNIEDNEVEDASVEFSLDINNKIDNFQQIDTYLQLQDLFDVNEHPIISFKSTSFQKVNNNINFFKGDLTIKDVTKVVELDAEFIGVNTYNGEKKVAFEIKGDIKRQDFGLDYNSFSHNGGLALGKDIKLIANLEFSI, encoded by the coding sequence ATGAAAACAACATGGACCTTAGATTCTAGCCAATCAGATGTTTTGATTAAAATGAGACATTCGATTATTGCTTACATGGGAGGAACTACAAATAAATTTGGTGGTTATGTGAATATTGAAGACAATGAAGTAGAAGATGCATCGGTTGAGTTTTCGCTTGACATTAACAACAAGATTGATAATTTTCAGCAAATTGATACTTATTTACAACTTCAGGATTTGTTTGATGTAAACGAACATCCGATTATTAGTTTCAAATCGACTTCGTTTCAAAAAGTAAACAACAATATTAATTTCTTCAAGGGCGACTTAACGATTAAAGATGTTACCAAAGTAGTGGAACTTGATGCCGAGTTTATAGGAGTTAATACATACAATGGTGAGAAGAAAGTTGCTTTTGAAATCAAAGGAGATATTAAGCGTCAGGATTTTGGTTTAGATTACAATTCGTTCAGTCATAATGGAGGTTTGGCTTTAGGAAAAGACATTAAGCTTATTGCAAATTTAGAGTTTAGCATATAA
- a CDS encoding trehalase family glycosidase, with amino-acid sequence MKFKLHISQTIEKLLAQEDTDGDKKITIDDHGPKRFLLNGEEGNSILIEGTYQLSNLLQELALAKKENTEFAEISLDQIVEDPVKRISGKIKNLYWKGLTRTIDANGVKKILEDNKIENAISYLYVPFGDEIVFDYFKKLEAVTPKLKVVQMPKHISPEYVMSLNQKPGILALALQIKNNEISGVPFVVPGGRFNEMYGWDSYFIAKGLLIDDKIELALGIAENFKYQIDHYGKILNANRSYYLTRTQPPLYTSLIIDVLEKSNPDIFWIERHLKTAIKEYLTVWMEEGKRLTANGLNRYKAEGIGLPFEVEEGHFDDILEQYAPKYNLSTREFEKKYLEREVVDVELDKYFIHDRSMRESGHDTTNRLVGICANLNTVAINSLLYKYETDIAFLIRKYFKNEFQYFEDQSFSTEYWLAKAASRKEKINQLCWNSEYGCYLDYNFVNEEQHFFEAATTFYPLWAKISTPKQADILVKKTLPKFKMKGGIAGSTKESIAAIDENAPVRQWDYPFGWAPHQMLLWEGLLNYNFNEEAQEMVYRWLWLITRNAVDYNGTIPEKFDLSISSHKIFAEYGNVGTEFDFIPEEGFGWMNASYQYGLTILEEDLKQKLSDLVDPDVLF; translated from the coding sequence ATGAAATTTAAACTACATATATCCCAAACTATCGAAAAACTATTGGCTCAGGAAGATACTGACGGCGATAAAAAAATAACGATTGATGATCATGGTCCGAAGCGATTTTTACTGAATGGTGAAGAGGGAAATTCAATCCTTATTGAAGGAACCTACCAGCTTTCAAACTTATTGCAGGAACTGGCTTTGGCTAAAAAAGAAAATACGGAATTTGCCGAAATCAGTCTCGATCAAATTGTAGAGGATCCTGTAAAAAGAATCTCCGGAAAAATAAAAAACCTGTATTGGAAAGGGTTAACACGTACGATTGATGCCAATGGTGTCAAAAAAATACTGGAAGACAATAAAATAGAAAATGCTATTTCGTATTTGTATGTTCCTTTTGGAGATGAAATCGTTTTTGATTATTTCAAAAAACTGGAAGCCGTAACTCCAAAGTTAAAAGTGGTACAAATGCCGAAACATATTTCACCGGAGTATGTCATGTCGCTCAATCAAAAACCGGGCATATTGGCTTTGGCACTTCAAATTAAAAACAATGAAATTTCGGGAGTTCCTTTTGTAGTTCCCGGCGGAAGGTTTAATGAAATGTATGGCTGGGACAGTTATTTTATTGCCAAAGGACTTTTGATAGATGATAAAATAGAGTTGGCTCTGGGAATTGCAGAGAATTTTAAATACCAGATTGATCATTACGGAAAAATACTAAATGCGAACCGGAGTTATTATTTAACCCGTACGCAGCCTCCGCTTTATACGTCATTGATTATCGATGTTTTGGAAAAATCGAATCCGGATATTTTCTGGATCGAAAGACATTTAAAAACGGCCATTAAAGAATATCTGACGGTTTGGATGGAAGAAGGCAAAAGACTAACCGCTAATGGGTTGAATCGGTATAAAGCTGAAGGAATTGGACTGCCATTTGAAGTAGAGGAGGGGCATTTTGATGATATTCTGGAGCAATACGCACCGAAATACAATCTGTCTACCCGTGAATTCGAAAAAAAATATCTGGAAAGAGAAGTGGTCGATGTCGAACTGGATAAGTATTTTATTCACGACCGAAGCATGCGCGAAAGTGGTCATGACACGACCAACAGACTGGTTGGAATTTGTGCCAATTTAAATACCGTTGCGATAAATAGTCTGCTTTACAAATACGAAACGGATATTGCCTTTTTGATTAGGAAGTATTTTAAAAACGAATTTCAATATTTTGAAGACCAGTCTTTTTCAACCGAATATTGGCTTGCGAAAGCAGCTTCAAGAAAGGAAAAAATCAATCAATTGTGCTGGAATTCAGAATATGGATGTTATCTGGATTATAATTTTGTAAATGAAGAGCAGCATTTTTTTGAGGCTGCAACTACTTTTTACCCGCTTTGGGCCAAAATAAGCACACCCAAACAAGCAGACATTCTGGTAAAAAAGACCCTTCCAAAATTTAAAATGAAAGGCGGAATTGCTGGAAGTACCAAAGAATCCATTGCAGCTATAGACGAAAATGCACCAGTGCGTCAATGGGATTATCCGTTTGGATGGGCACCGCATCAAATGCTTTTGTGGGAAGGTTTGCTGAATTATAATTTTAATGAAGAAGCACAGGAAATGGTATACCGCTGGCTTTGGCTGATTACCAGAAATGCAGTGGATTATAACGGAACCATTCCGGAAAAGTTTGATTTATCGATCAGCTCGCATAAAATCTTTGCAGAATATGGAAACGTTGGAACCGAATTTGATTTTATCCCCGAAGAAGGTTTTGGATGGATGAATGCTTCGTACCAGTATGGTTTAACCATTTTGGAAGAAGATTTAAAACAAAAATTATCGGACTTGGTTGATCCGGATGTACTTTTTTAG
- a CDS encoding polyprenyl synthetase family protein produces the protein MHNISQYQDFFIHYLKTQSIHKEPQNLYAPIEYILGLGGKRIRPVLTLMAAEVFNTPYTTALPAAMAVEVFHNFSLVHDDIMDDAPLRRGQETVHEKWDLNTGILSGDAMLILAYQYFEQYEPIVFRNLAKLFSKTALEVCEGQQWDVDFEQRNDVTIPEYLKMIEYKTAVLVAAAMKMGAIVAKTSEKEGDLIYDFGLNLGLAFQLQDDYLDAFGDPETFGKQVGGDIIENKKTYLYLKAREFSSPEKASELEQLFRLQLEDNTAKIATVKAIFNESGASKATQDAIEMYTFKAFETLDQMDLNAEKKNILRTFGENLMGRKV, from the coding sequence ATGCATAATATTAGTCAGTACCAGGATTTTTTTATTCATTATTTAAAAACCCAAAGCATACATAAAGAACCCCAAAATCTTTACGCACCCATTGAATACATTCTGGGCCTCGGCGGAAAACGAATCCGTCCCGTACTTACTTTGATGGCTGCAGAAGTTTTTAATACCCCATATACAACAGCACTTCCGGCTGCAATGGCTGTGGAAGTTTTTCATAATTTCTCGCTTGTACATGACGATATTATGGATGATGCGCCTTTGAGAAGAGGACAGGAAACTGTTCATGAAAAATGGGACCTCAACACCGGAATTTTGTCCGGTGATGCCATGCTTATTCTGGCGTATCAGTATTTTGAACAATACGAACCGATTGTTTTCAGAAACTTAGCAAAACTATTCAGCAAAACGGCTCTTGAAGTTTGTGAAGGGCAACAATGGGACGTTGACTTTGAACAAAGAAATGATGTTACGATTCCGGAATACCTAAAAATGATCGAATATAAAACGGCCGTTCTGGTTGCTGCTGCCATGAAAATGGGAGCTATCGTAGCCAAAACATCTGAAAAAGAAGGTGATTTAATTTATGATTTCGGATTGAATTTAGGTCTTGCTTTCCAGCTTCAGGATGATTATCTGGATGCTTTTGGAGATCCGGAAACTTTCGGAAAACAAGTTGGAGGAGACATTATCGAAAACAAAAAAACGTATTTATACCTCAAAGCAAGAGAATTTTCTTCTCCTGAAAAAGCTTCAGAGTTAGAGCAATTATTCCGTTTACAATTAGAAGACAATACCGCTAAAATAGCTACTGTAAAAGCAATTTTCAATGAATCCGGTGCTTCAAAAGCCACTCAGGATGCCATTGAAATGTATACGTTTAAAGCTTTTGAAACGCTGGATCAAATGGATCTTAACGCTGAAAAGAAAAATATCCTGCGTACTTTTGGGGAGAACTTAATGGGGAGAAAGGTCTAG
- a CDS encoding TolC family protein: MKRIVLFFLCTIGLSASAQVTRLTLKDALTYALQNKADAKKAKLQVENSEYKIQEIRSRALPQISANGNLTHNPIIQTTVIDGAGFGAPGTTIQAAFGQKWVSTAGVSLTQTIFDQSVFTGLRAARSTREFYQINDQLTEEQVIERVANNYYSVYVQKERLTLLDSNYVNTTKVRDIVKGQFDNGLAKKIDLDRIIVKMSNIDTERQQIKNQITLQENALKFYMGMPIETQIDLPKEEFEVVPAALTEQPNAANRTEYLLLKKQQELLVFNKKAVEAGYYPTLSLTAGYNYIGQGPQMPWFAKPSQGVYWSDFSAIALNLHVPIFTGFGTRAKVRQADVELRSLEEDIKDTKLSLDLDYKNAMAQIDNNLVTITNQKENMRLATEILSNTKNNYLQGLASLTDLLDAENASLEAQNNYTRAVLNYKIAEVALIKSKGELKTLIK; encoded by the coding sequence ATGAAACGAATAGTTCTCTTTTTTTTGTGTACAATAGGTCTGTCGGCCAGTGCACAAGTCACACGTTTAACCTTAAAAGACGCGCTTACTTATGCGCTTCAAAATAAAGCCGATGCTAAAAAGGCGAAACTTCAGGTTGAAAACAGTGAATACAAAATACAGGAAATACGCTCAAGAGCTTTGCCTCAAATTTCGGCAAATGGAAATTTAACACACAATCCGATCATTCAGACTACCGTAATTGATGGTGCAGGATTTGGTGCACCGGGGACTACGATTCAGGCAGCATTTGGTCAGAAATGGGTTTCGACTGCCGGAGTTTCTTTAACACAGACCATTTTTGATCAGTCTGTTTTTACAGGATTAAGAGCGGCAAGATCTACCCGTGAGTTCTATCAGATCAACGATCAGTTAACAGAAGAGCAGGTTATTGAAAGAGTAGCCAATAACTACTATTCTGTTTACGTACAAAAAGAGAGACTTACTTTATTAGACAGTAATTATGTGAATACTACTAAAGTTCGTGATATCGTAAAAGGACAGTTTGACAATGGTCTGGCTAAAAAGATTGATTTAGATCGTATCATCGTAAAAATGTCAAACATTGATACAGAACGTCAGCAAATCAAAAATCAGATTACGTTACAGGAAAACGCTTTGAAGTTTTATATGGGAATGCCAATTGAAACTCAAATTGATTTGCCAAAAGAAGAGTTTGAAGTGGTACCTGCTGCCTTAACAGAACAGCCAAATGCTGCAAACAGAACAGAGTACCTGCTTTTGAAAAAACAACAGGAACTTTTAGTATTCAATAAAAAAGCGGTTGAAGCAGGATATTATCCAACACTTTCCTTAACTGCTGGGTATAACTATATTGGTCAGGGGCCTCAAATGCCCTGGTTTGCAAAACCTTCTCAGGGAGTGTACTGGTCCGATTTCTCTGCAATTGCCTTAAACTTACATGTGCCGATTTTTACAGGTTTCGGAACTCGTGCAAAAGTAAGACAGGCCGATGTTGAGCTAAGATCACTTGAGGAAGATATCAAGGATACCAAACTTTCACTTGATCTGGACTATAAAAATGCGATGGCACAAATCGATAACAACCTTGTGACGATCACCAATCAAAAAGAAAATATGCGCTTAGCGACAGAAATCTTAAGCAATACAAAAAACAATTACCTTCAGGGATTGGCCTCTTTAACAGACTTGTTAGATGCAGAAAATGCCTCTCTTGAAGCACAAAATAATTATACCAGAGCAGTTTTAAATTATAAAATTGCCGAAGTAGCATTAATCAAATCAAAAGGCGAACTTAAAACTCTTATTAAATAA
- a CDS encoding TetR/AcrR family transcriptional regulator: MKEKIISKASELFLKLGFKSVTMDDIAGEMCISKKTIYKYFCNKEVLIEESTSLVHKQVHEIIDTIVAKDYNAIHENFEIREMFRNMFKNNTDTSPIYQLKRHYPEIYQNILSHEIDQCNRYFGVNIEKGIREGLYRTDINIPVYVKFYYTLIFHINETTVSESEAQKIELEALEYHTRAMATEKGIVELEKQLKKIKV; encoded by the coding sequence ATGAAAGAGAAAATCATATCAAAAGCAAGCGAGTTGTTTTTAAAACTTGGTTTTAAAAGTGTTACAATGGATGATATTGCAGGAGAAATGTGTATTTCGAAAAAAACGATCTACAAATATTTCTGTAATAAAGAAGTATTGATTGAAGAGAGCACATCATTAGTTCACAAACAGGTACATGAAATAATTGATACGATTGTGGCGAAAGATTATAATGCGATCCATGAGAATTTTGAAATCAGAGAAATGTTTAGAAATATGTTTAAGAATAATACAGATACTTCTCCTATTTATCAATTGAAAAGACACTATCCGGAAATTTACCAAAACATACTTTCGCACGAAATCGATCAGTGCAACCGTTATTTTGGAGTCAATATTGAAAAAGGAATCCGTGAAGGATTGTATCGTACGGATATCAATATACCAGTGTATGTGAAATTTTATTACACCTTAATTTTTCATATCAACGAAACTACTGTTTCAGAAAGTGAAGCACAAAAAATAGAACTGGAGGCACTGGAATATCACACCAGAGCTATGGCAACAGAAAAAGGAATAGTGGAATTGGAAAAGCAACTTAAGAAAATCAAAGTATAA
- a CDS encoding C1 family peptidase, producing MKKLFTKFSIKKLALVLLALLALYSCEKGNDQADAVAQDKLMDGNVDLLDKGRYGLAQMPDAYLKSIEFLTPVDYRARIAELRPDLVTSTQKMSLTAKVAAAKNLPTPPVGDQGSEGSCVGWGVGYAAHSIARYLNNSVHQSNWSGASRSAAYIYNQIKLGNCGAGSYPNDAMNLIKNQGECSEAQMPYIAGGCNTQPSAQQKTWAAARKTGGWFNVNPRSTADIKYYLNQNYAVAVCFDVNQSFYDIRNNNHVWSSLYGSRQGGHCVCIIGYDDATGLFKVQNSWGAGWGRSGFFYVTYNNIANGAFNWAGCIIPNPGANS from the coding sequence ATGAAAAAACTATTTACCAAATTTTCGATTAAAAAACTGGCACTTGTACTGCTGGCATTGCTTGCTTTATACTCTTGTGAGAAAGGAAATGACCAGGCTGATGCCGTTGCTCAGGACAAATTAATGGACGGTAATGTCGATCTTTTAGACAAAGGAAGATACGGACTTGCTCAGATGCCGGATGCCTATTTAAAAAGTATTGAATTTTTAACTCCCGTTGATTATCGTGCGAGAATTGCGGAGTTACGACCAGATTTAGTGACAAGCACCCAAAAAATGTCTTTGACGGCTAAAGTTGCGGCCGCAAAAAACTTACCGACTCCACCGGTTGGAGATCAGGGAAGCGAAGGTTCCTGCGTAGGCTGGGGAGTGGGTTATGCGGCACACAGTATTGCCCGGTACCTTAATAATTCAGTACATCAAAGCAATTGGAGCGGGGCTTCAAGAAGTGCGGCCTATATTTACAATCAGATAAAACTGGGGAATTGCGGAGCAGGTTCTTACCCGAATGATGCCATGAATTTGATCAAAAATCAGGGAGAATGTTCAGAGGCTCAAATGCCTTACATTGCCGGAGGATGTAATACTCAGCCTTCAGCTCAGCAAAAAACGTGGGCTGCCGCCAGAAAAACGGGAGGATGGTTTAATGTGAATCCAAGAAGTACAGCTGATATCAAGTATTATCTGAATCAAAATTATGCTGTTGCAGTGTGTTTTGATGTCAATCAGAGTTTTTATGATATCCGTAATAACAACCATGTTTGGTCCAGTCTTTACGGCAGCAGACAAGGAGGTCACTGTGTTTGTATCATAGGATATGACGATGCTACCGGACTTTTTAAAGTACAAAATTCCTGGGGAGCAGGTTGGGGACGCAGCGGGTTCTTTTATGTAACGTACAACAATATTGCTAACGGTGCTTTCAATTGGGCAGGATGTATTATTCCAAATCCCGGAGCGAATTCTTAA